Proteins encoded by one window of Vigna radiata var. radiata cultivar VC1973A chromosome 5, Vradiata_ver6, whole genome shotgun sequence:
- the LOC106762322 gene encoding potassium transporter 10 isoform X2: MASTEFGEDGDSRGGMWVLEQRIDQPMDEEAEKLKNMYREKKFSTLLLLRLAYQSLGVVYGDLGTSPLYVFYNTFPHGIDNQEDVIGALSLIIYSLTLVPLVKYVLIVLRANDNGQGGTLALYSLLCRHANIRTIPNQHRTDEELTTYSRSTIREKSFAAKTKRWLEEQPYIKDIILILALVGTCMVIGDGILTPAISVLSAVGGIKVNHADLSNEVVVLVAVVILVGLFSMQHYGTDRVGWLFAPVVLLWFLLIGGIGIFNICKYDSSVLKAFSPLYIYRYLKRGGRDGWTSLGGILLSITGTEALFADLAHFPVSSVQIAFTLLVFPCLLLAYSGQAAYLMHNLNHSNDAFYRSIPDKIYWPVFVVATAAAIVASQATISATFSIIKQANAHGCFPRIKVVHTSKKFLGQIYIPDINWILMILCIAVTAGFKNQSQIGNAYGTAVVLVMLVTTLLMILIMILVWRCHWILVVVFTGLSLIVECTYFSAVLFKVDQGGWAPLAIAGAFLLIMYVWHYGTVKRYEFEMHSKVSMAWILGLGPSLGLVRVPGIGLYLPVYTVPEDERFLVKRIGPKNFHMFRCVARYGYKDLHKKDEDFEKKLFHNLFVFVKLESMMEGCSDSDDYSLYEQQTERSREGLLVNNNAITSSTNMDPTVSSLDSIVSVTSPSHLNATVRSSGHVSNQTEVDEVEFLNSCRDAGVVHILGNTVVRASRDSRFYKKIAVDYIYAFLRKICRENSVIFNVPHESLLNVGQVFYV, encoded by the exons ATGGCTTCAACTGAGTTTGGTGAAGACGGCGATAGCAGAGGCGGTATGTGGGTTTTGGAACAGAGGATTGACCAGCCGATGGATGAAGAAGCTGAAAAGCTCAAAAACATGTACAGAGAAAAA AAATTTTCTACACTGTTGCTTCTGCGGCTTGCATATCAGAGTCTTGGAGTAGTGTATGGAGATTTGGGCACTTCCCCTTTATACGTTTTCTATAATACATTTCCTCATGGAATTGACAACCAGGAAGATGTGATTGGAGCTCTTTCTTTGATTATATACTCTCTTACTCTGGTGCCTCTGGTCAAATATGTTCTTATTGTATTACGAGCGAATGACAATGGTCAAg GTGGAACATTGGCTCTTTATTCTTTGCTCTGTCGACATGCAAATATTAGAACCATTCCCAACCAGCATCGTACGGATGAAGAGCTAACAACATACAGTCGATCTACCATCCGTGAAAAGTCATTTGCTGCAAAAACCAAGAGATGGTTAGAGGAACAACCTTATATCAAAGATATCATTCTTATTCTGGCCCTTGTTGGTACTTGCATGGTGATTGGAGATGGAATTCTTACCCCAGCTATATCTG TTTTATCTGCGGTTGGTGGCATCAAGGTAAATCACGCAGATTTGAGCAACG AAGTAGTGGTATTGGTTGCTGTTGTGATACTAGTTGGGTTATTCAGCATGCAACATTACGGTACAGATAGAGTTGGTTGGCTCTTTGCTCCAGTTGTCCTTCTTTGGTTTCTCCTAATTGGAGGCATAGGCATCTTCAACATCTGTAAATATGACAGCAGTGTTCTAAAAGCTTTTTCACCATTGTATATATACCGCTATCTAAAACGAGGAGGTAGAGATGGTTGGACTTCCCTTGGTGGAATTTTGCTCAGCATAACTG GGACAGAGGCTCTTTTTGCAGACCTAGCCCACTTTCCAGTCTCTTCTGTACAGATTGCATTTACTCTCCTAGTCTTTCCTTGCCTTCTTTTAGCCTACTCCGGACAAGCTGCATACCTTATGCATAACTTGAATCATTCAAATGATGCGTTTTATCGTTCTATTCCAG ATAAAATATACTGGCCAGTATTTGTTGTTGCAACAGCAGCAGCTATAGTTGCAAGCCAGGCTACAATATCCGCAACCTTCTCAATTATCAAGCAAGCCAATGCTCATGGCTGTTTCCCAAGAATAAAAGTTGTACACACATCAAAGAAGTTCCTTGGCCAGATATACATTCCAGACATCAATTGGATCCTTATGATTCTATGCATTGCTGTTACGGCTgggtttaaaaatcagagtcaaATTGGAAATGCATATG GTACTGCAGTTGTGCTAGTGATGCTGGTTACAACGTTGCTTATGATTTTAATCATGATATTGGTGTGGCGCTGCCATTGGATTCTGGTTGTGGTGTTCACTGGCTTATCACTGATAGTGGAATGCACATACTTCTCTGCAGTACTCTTCAAAGTTGACCAAGGTGGATGGGCTCCCCTTGCAATTGCTGGAGCATTTCTTCTGATCATGTATGTATGGCATTACGGCACAGTGAAACGCTACGAGTTTGAAATGCACAGTAAGGTATCAATGGCATGGATTCTTGGACTTGGACCAAGTTTAGGACTTGTTCGTGTCCCAGGAATAGGGCTG TATCTTCCTGTCTACACTGTCCCAGAAGATGAAAGGTTCCTTGTAAAGAGGATTGGACCAAAGAACTTCCACATGTTTCGGTGCGTTGCAAGATACGGATACAAAGATTTGCATAAGAAAGATGAGGACTTTGAGAAAAAGCTTTTCCACAACCTTTTTGTGTTTGTTAAGTTGGAGTCTATGATGGAGGGATGCTCAGATTCAGATGACTACAGTCTATATGAACAGCAAACTGAGAGATCAAGAGAAGGTCTACTAGTGAACAATAATGCAATCACATCATCAACGAATATGGATCCAACAGTTTCTTCTTTGGATTCTATAGTGTCGGTTACTTCACCATCACACTTGAATGCTACTGTTAGATCCTCTGGTCATGTGAGCAACCAAACTGAGGTTGATGAAGTTGAGTTTTTGAACAGTTGCAGAGATGCTGGGGTGGTTCATATACTCGGAAACACAGTTGTGAGGGCTAGCAGGGATTCAAGATTCTACAAGAAAATAGCTGTGGATTATATATATGCATTTCTGAGGAAGATATGCAGAGAAAATAGTGTGATCTTCAATGTTCCTCATGAGAGTCTCTTAAATGTTGGTCAGGTTTTCTATGTATAG
- the LOC106762322 gene encoding potassium transporter 10 isoform X1, with protein MASTEFGEDGDSRGGMWVLEQRIDQPMDEEAEKLKNMYREKKFSTLLLLRLAYQSLGVVYGDLGTSPLYVFYNTFPHGIDNQEDVIGALSLIIYSLTLVPLVKYVLIVLRANDNGQGGTLALYSLLCRHANIRTIPNQHRTDEELTTYSRSTIREKSFAAKTKRWLEEQPYIKDIILILALVGTCMVIGDGILTPAISVLSAVGGIKVNHADLSNEVVVLVAVVILVGLFSMQHYGTDRVGWLFAPVVLLWFLLIGGIGIFNICKYDSSVLKAFSPLYIYRYLKRGGRDGWTSLGGILLSITGTEALFADLAHFPVSSVQIAFTLLVFPCLLLAYSGQAAYLMHNLNHSNDAFYRSIPDKIYWPVFVVATAAAIVASQATISATFSIIKQANAHGCFPRIKVVHTSKKFLGQIYIPDINWILMILCIAVTAGFKNQSQIGNAYGTAVVLVMLVTTLLMILIMILVWRCHWILVVVFTGLSLIVECTYFSAVLFKVDQGGWAPLAIAGAFLLIMYVWHYGTVKRYEFEMHSKVSMAWILGLGPSLGLVRVPGIGLVYTELASGVPHIFSHFITNLPAIHSVVVFVCVKYLPVYTVPEDERFLVKRIGPKNFHMFRCVARYGYKDLHKKDEDFEKKLFHNLFVFVKLESMMEGCSDSDDYSLYEQQTERSREGLLVNNNAITSSTNMDPTVSSLDSIVSVTSPSHLNATVRSSGHVSNQTEVDEVEFLNSCRDAGVVHILGNTVVRASRDSRFYKKIAVDYIYAFLRKICRENSVIFNVPHESLLNVGQVFYV; from the exons ATGGCTTCAACTGAGTTTGGTGAAGACGGCGATAGCAGAGGCGGTATGTGGGTTTTGGAACAGAGGATTGACCAGCCGATGGATGAAGAAGCTGAAAAGCTCAAAAACATGTACAGAGAAAAA AAATTTTCTACACTGTTGCTTCTGCGGCTTGCATATCAGAGTCTTGGAGTAGTGTATGGAGATTTGGGCACTTCCCCTTTATACGTTTTCTATAATACATTTCCTCATGGAATTGACAACCAGGAAGATGTGATTGGAGCTCTTTCTTTGATTATATACTCTCTTACTCTGGTGCCTCTGGTCAAATATGTTCTTATTGTATTACGAGCGAATGACAATGGTCAAg GTGGAACATTGGCTCTTTATTCTTTGCTCTGTCGACATGCAAATATTAGAACCATTCCCAACCAGCATCGTACGGATGAAGAGCTAACAACATACAGTCGATCTACCATCCGTGAAAAGTCATTTGCTGCAAAAACCAAGAGATGGTTAGAGGAACAACCTTATATCAAAGATATCATTCTTATTCTGGCCCTTGTTGGTACTTGCATGGTGATTGGAGATGGAATTCTTACCCCAGCTATATCTG TTTTATCTGCGGTTGGTGGCATCAAGGTAAATCACGCAGATTTGAGCAACG AAGTAGTGGTATTGGTTGCTGTTGTGATACTAGTTGGGTTATTCAGCATGCAACATTACGGTACAGATAGAGTTGGTTGGCTCTTTGCTCCAGTTGTCCTTCTTTGGTTTCTCCTAATTGGAGGCATAGGCATCTTCAACATCTGTAAATATGACAGCAGTGTTCTAAAAGCTTTTTCACCATTGTATATATACCGCTATCTAAAACGAGGAGGTAGAGATGGTTGGACTTCCCTTGGTGGAATTTTGCTCAGCATAACTG GGACAGAGGCTCTTTTTGCAGACCTAGCCCACTTTCCAGTCTCTTCTGTACAGATTGCATTTACTCTCCTAGTCTTTCCTTGCCTTCTTTTAGCCTACTCCGGACAAGCTGCATACCTTATGCATAACTTGAATCATTCAAATGATGCGTTTTATCGTTCTATTCCAG ATAAAATATACTGGCCAGTATTTGTTGTTGCAACAGCAGCAGCTATAGTTGCAAGCCAGGCTACAATATCCGCAACCTTCTCAATTATCAAGCAAGCCAATGCTCATGGCTGTTTCCCAAGAATAAAAGTTGTACACACATCAAAGAAGTTCCTTGGCCAGATATACATTCCAGACATCAATTGGATCCTTATGATTCTATGCATTGCTGTTACGGCTgggtttaaaaatcagagtcaaATTGGAAATGCATATG GTACTGCAGTTGTGCTAGTGATGCTGGTTACAACGTTGCTTATGATTTTAATCATGATATTGGTGTGGCGCTGCCATTGGATTCTGGTTGTGGTGTTCACTGGCTTATCACTGATAGTGGAATGCACATACTTCTCTGCAGTACTCTTCAAAGTTGACCAAGGTGGATGGGCTCCCCTTGCAATTGCTGGAGCATTTCTTCTGATCATGTATGTATGGCATTACGGCACAGTGAAACGCTACGAGTTTGAAATGCACAGTAAGGTATCAATGGCATGGATTCTTGGACTTGGACCAAGTTTAGGACTTGTTCGTGTCCCAGGAATAGGGCTGGTATACACAGAGCTTGCAAGTGGAGTACCCCACATATTTTCTCACTTCATCACAAACCTACCAGCTATTCAttctgttgttgtttttgtatgtGTGAAGTATCTTCCTGTCTACACTGTCCCAGAAGATGAAAGGTTCCTTGTAAAGAGGATTGGACCAAAGAACTTCCACATGTTTCGGTGCGTTGCAAGATACGGATACAAAGATTTGCATAAGAAAGATGAGGACTTTGAGAAAAAGCTTTTCCACAACCTTTTTGTGTTTGTTAAGTTGGAGTCTATGATGGAGGGATGCTCAGATTCAGATGACTACAGTCTATATGAACAGCAAACTGAGAGATCAAGAGAAGGTCTACTAGTGAACAATAATGCAATCACATCATCAACGAATATGGATCCAACAGTTTCTTCTTTGGATTCTATAGTGTCGGTTACTTCACCATCACACTTGAATGCTACTGTTAGATCCTCTGGTCATGTGAGCAACCAAACTGAGGTTGATGAAGTTGAGTTTTTGAACAGTTGCAGAGATGCTGGGGTGGTTCATATACTCGGAAACACAGTTGTGAGGGCTAGCAGGGATTCAAGATTCTACAAGAAAATAGCTGTGGATTATATATATGCATTTCTGAGGAAGATATGCAGAGAAAATAGTGTGATCTTCAATGTTCCTCATGAGAGTCTCTTAAATGTTGGTCAGGTTTTCTATGTATAG